Proteins found in one Chitinivorax tropicus genomic segment:
- a CDS encoding ABC transporter substrate-binding protein, translated as MQNRLLKLAIAAALACGAVQSHAAGKTLVFCSEASPEGFDPGPYTSGTTFDASAETVYNRLVEFERGSTKVQPGLAESWEISPDGLVYTFKLRKGVKFHSSESFKPTREFNADDVVFTFSRMIDKEQPFRKAAPVEFPYASDMGMDNNITKLEKVDPYTVKFVLKKIDAPFIQNLAMSFASILSAEYADKLLKEGKPQQLNQHPIGTGPFVFKSYQKDATIRFEANKDYWRKGEVKLEKLIFAITTDANTRMQKLKAGECHVTVFPRPADLAVLKADPKLVVPNQAGFNLGYLAYNVTHKPLDKTEVRQALEMAINKKAIIDAVYQGAGQPATNPMPPTQWSYDKSLKDAAYNPEKAKELLKKAGVAEGTEITLWAMPVQRPYNPNAKLMAEMIQADWAKVGIKGKITTYEWGEYLKRGKAGEHDTMLVGWTGDNGDPDNWLGVNLGCEAVGGNNFAQWCNKEFDELIVKGKQTTDMKKRTEAYTKAQQIFKKELPWTTIAHSTVYQPMRKEVEGFKISPFGLNSFYGVSVK; from the coding sequence ATGCAAAACCGACTTTTGAAACTGGCCATTGCGGCTGCCCTGGCTTGTGGCGCTGTCCAAAGCCATGCCGCTGGAAAAACGCTCGTGTTCTGCTCTGAAGCCAGCCCCGAAGGTTTCGACCCCGGCCCCTATACATCCGGCACGACTTTCGACGCTTCTGCTGAAACCGTCTACAACCGCCTGGTTGAGTTCGAGCGTGGCAGCACGAAGGTGCAGCCTGGCTTGGCGGAAAGCTGGGAGATTTCTCCGGATGGCTTGGTTTATACCTTCAAACTGCGTAAAGGCGTCAAGTTCCACAGTAGCGAGAGCTTCAAGCCGACACGTGAATTCAACGCCGACGACGTGGTGTTCACCTTTTCCCGGATGATCGACAAAGAGCAGCCCTTCCGTAAGGCCGCGCCTGTGGAGTTCCCCTACGCGTCCGACATGGGCATGGACAACAACATCACCAAGCTGGAAAAGGTTGATCCCTATACCGTCAAATTCGTTCTGAAGAAAATTGACGCGCCTTTCATCCAGAACTTGGCAATGAGCTTTGCCTCGATCCTGTCAGCCGAGTATGCCGACAAGCTGCTCAAAGAGGGCAAGCCACAACAGCTGAATCAGCATCCGATCGGCACGGGCCCGTTCGTCTTCAAGAGCTACCAGAAAGACGCCACCATCCGCTTTGAGGCCAATAAGGACTACTGGCGCAAGGGTGAGGTCAAACTTGAGAAGCTGATTTTTGCGATCACCACCGACGCCAACACCCGCATGCAAAAGCTGAAGGCTGGCGAATGCCATGTCACCGTGTTCCCGCGCCCAGCCGATCTGGCGGTATTGAAAGCCGATCCTAAGCTGGTGGTGCCGAACCAGGCCGGTTTCAACCTGGGCTACCTGGCATACAACGTGACACATAAGCCGCTGGATAAGACCGAGGTGCGTCAGGCACTGGAAATGGCAATCAACAAGAAGGCCATCATTGATGCGGTCTATCAAGGTGCTGGCCAGCCCGCCACCAATCCGATGCCGCCGACCCAATGGTCATACGACAAGAGCCTGAAAGACGCGGCTTACAACCCCGAGAAAGCCAAAGAGCTGCTGAAGAAGGCGGGCGTGGCGGAAGGCACCGAGATCACCCTGTGGGCCATGCCTGTACAGCGCCCATACAACCCCAATGCCAAGCTGATGGCCGAGATGATTCAAGCTGACTGGGCCAAGGTCGGCATCAAGGGCAAGATCACCACCTACGAGTGGGGCGAGTACCTGAAGCGTGGTAAAGCCGGTGAGCACGACACCATGCTGGTGGGCTGGACAGGTGACAATGGTGACCCAGACAACTGGCTGGGCGTCAACCTGGGTTGTGAAGCCGTGGGTGGTAACAACTTCGCACAATGGTGCAACAAGGAATTCGACGAGCTGATCGTCAAAGGCAAGCAGACCACCGACATGAAGAAACGCACCGAGGCCTATACCAAGGCTCAGCAGATCTTCAAGAAAGAGTTGCCTTGGACCACGATTGCCCACTCGACGGTTTACCAGCCGATGCGCAAGGAAGTGGAAGGCTTCAAGATCAGCCCATTTGGCCTCAATAGCTTCTACGGCGTCAGCGTGAAGTAA